CGCCGGTCGGTCCCGGCATGGCGGACGGCGGCAGCCCGGTCGGGCTGGGCATCGATTCGTACGCGGACCTGGTGGTCGACTCCGCGCACGGCCGGATCTTCGTCAGCTCCGGCCGCAATGGGTCCGGGGTGCGGGTGACGGACCTGTCCGGCGGCTCGCAGACGACGATCCCGGATCTGCCGGGCGCGGCCGGCATGGCGTTGAGCCCGGACGGTTCGACGCTGCACGTGGCGCTCATCGGCGCGGGCGTCATCGCGGCGATCGACACGACGACGCTCACCGAGACCCGTCGTCACAGCATCGGCTCGGGCACCTGCCCGACCTGGTTGACCCCGGCCGGCGGGAAGCTCTACTTCGGGTACGGCTGCGTGTTCGGCAAGGGCATGCTGGGCTCGCTGGACGTCAGCGGGCAGACGCCGGTGGTGGCCCTGGGCCTGCCGCTCGACCGGGTGCCCGTGTCGCCCCCGTTGCTGCGCAGCAGCCCGGCGGCCCCGAACCTCCTCGTCGTGGCGGACCGGTCCACCTCCTCGTCTCCGCTGTCGGGCTCACCGGCGGTGTACGACGTCTCGTCCGGCACGCCGGCCAGGGTGGCGGCGCTGTCCAGTGAGACGTGCAGCGGCCTCAACGACGTGGCGTTGACGTCCGACGCCGGCAGGGTGATCCTGGCCTGCAACTTCCTGACCGACCGGACGGCGCCCGCGACCGAGCACGCCGCCTTCGCGACGACGGATCTCTCGGCGGCGGGCCGGTATCCGTCCGGTTCGTGGCCGACGGCCGTGACCGCCTCCCCGGACGGCGCGTTCGTCGTCGTCGGCGCCACCGACCGCACCGGCGACCCGAAGGCGTCGGCGGTGCACGTCCGGCGGCCGGACGGGAGTCTGGTGCACCGGTACGACCTGCCGGCAGGGCGCTACCTGGAGCGGCAGGGCCTCGCCGTCACCGCCGACGGCAGCAGGCTCGTCGCGGTCACCACCGACGAGGGCGGGCGGCAGCCGGCGCTGCACGTGTTCACCGACTTCGACCTGTTCGGCGCTTCGCTGGCGCTCTCCGCGCCGTCGTCCATCGCGGCCGGTCCGGTCACGGTCAGCGGACGGCTCTCGTTCCACGGCGGTACGGTGTCGCATCCGCAGGTGCTCCAGGTGTCGAGGCGGGACTCCGCCGGCACCCGTCGCCTGCCGGACGTGACCACCGCCGCCGACGGCGCCTTCTCGCTGTCGGACCTGCCGACGGCCCCGTGGGCGAACACGTACACGGTCTCCCGGCCCGGTGACACGACGCACGCCGCCGTCAGCCGGTCGGTAACGGTCTCGGTGCTCCCGGTCGCCTCGTCGATCACGCTGACCGTGCGCCCGGCGAGCGCGCCCGGCGGGCGGCACATGATCACCGGTGTCCTGTCGTTCACCGACGCGGCGGTGTCGACGCCGTGGACGCTGCAACTGGTCCGGCAGGACTCCGCCGGCGCCCACGCCCTGCCCGCCGTCGTCACCGGCCCGACCGGCGCGTTCTCGTTTCCCGTCACCGACCCGTCGAGCACCTATGTGGTCACCTTTCCCGGCGACGCGGTCCGGCTGGGGTCGAGCCGGTCGGTGACGGTGCGGTTCGTCCGTACCCTCAAGGCGACCAGGGTCGGCGTTGGCCCGGCGGCGTTCCGCGCCCGCTTCGTCTGGTAAAGATCCGTTGCCGCCGGCATCGATCGGTGTCATCTTTGAACCCACGCCCGTGCTACCGAACGTCATGATCGGGGCACGCTCCGAGAGGGGTTCGACGCTGATGACCATGGCCCGCGAGGAGACCGTCACCCGACTTCGTCACCCCTTCCACGCCGACGCCGACGGGGTCACCCGGCCCCCCGGCCCGGAGAAACACCCCTACTACGGGCGCTTCGCCGCCTCCGGTTCCGGGGTGGTGCCGATCGTCCGTCAGGTCAACGGCGAGCCCGTGCCGGCATTGCTGATCTGCCGGTACGCGGACGTCAAGGAGGTGCTGCGCCGGCAGGACGTCTTCTCCCGGGCCGCCGCCCGGCACGCGGACCCGATCGACCTGACCGGGATCATGCTCGGCATGGACGGAGCCGAGCACGCCCGGATCCGCGGCACGGTGAAGGAGCACTTCACCCGGCCGGCGGTGCACGCCCTGGCCGCGCGCGTCGGAGCCGAGGCCGCCGCCCAGCTCGCCGCGATGGTCGCCCAAGGCCGGCCGGTCGACCTGCTCGGCGAGTTCGCGGTTCCGTTCACCCTGCACGCCATCTGTGACCTGCTGGGCCTGCCGCCCGCCGACCGGGCGCGGTTCCGTCGGTGGGGCGAGGCGTACCTGGCCGACAGCGAGCTGACCCGGGACGAGGCGGCCCGCGCCGCGCAGGAGATGGGCGCGTACCTCTGGGAGCAGATCGAGCGGCGGCGTGGCTGCCCGGCCGGCGACCTGCTCACCCAGATCGCCGAGGCCGCCGCCGCCGAGACGGTCGACACCCAGGTCAAGCTGCCGATGTCGCTGGTGGTGGGCGGTTGGGAGACCACCGCCAACTCCATCGCCACCTTCGTGCACGTGCTGCTGAGTCGGCCCTACCGGGGGTACGCGACGGCGTGGGGCTACCTGCGCGACCATCCGGGGAAGCTGGACGGGGCGGTCGGCGAGCTGGAACGCCTGTACTCCACCGCGAACGCCGACAACATGCCCCGTCGGGCGGTGGCGGACGTGACGCTGCCCAGCGGGGCCCGGCTGCGCGCCGGGGACGTCGTGATCCCGTCGCACGACGCGGCGAACCGCGACCCGGAGGTCTTCCCGGATCCGGAGCGGATGGATTTCGACCGGGACCCCAATCCGCATCTCTCCTTCGGGTACGGCCCGCACTACTGTCTGGGCGCGCACCTGGGCGCCCTGGAGGTGCGGATCGCCCTCGGGCTGCTTCTGCGTGAGCTGCCCGGACTGCGGCTGGCGGTGCCCGCCGAGCAGGTGCGCTGGCGGTCCGGGCATTCGATCCTCGGCCCGGAGGAGCTGCCGGTGCGGTGGTGACGACCGGTCAGCAGGGGCCGTAGCCCTCGTCGAAGAGGCGTTCGGCGTAGTCGGCGTACCCGGCGATGGTCTTGCGCACCGTCCGCCCGTCGTGCAGGAAGAGGTAGGCGCGGTCGCCGCGCCGGGCGAGCAGACCGTCGAACCGGTACGTCCCCTGCGGCGCGGTGAGCCGGGTCAGCGCGGGGAAGCGGGACGACACTTCGCTGACCGGCGTGCCGACGGTGATGCCTTCCGGGGTGCGGACCGGCGGGCTCACCCAGAGCAGCACCAGCCGGTCGTCGTAGAAGATCGGGCTGGCCGTGTCGTGTCCGGTCAGCGTCGGACCGCAGGACTCGGCGGACGTCCGCAGCATCCCGCGTTCGGTGAGCTCCTGCTCGGTGTCGCCGAACTCGACGCCGGGCAGCCCGGCGAGGTCGATCACCGCGTCGGTGGCCGGTTCCGCCGGCTCGACAGGTGGTTGTGGACGGACGCCGCTGCCGGCGACCGAGGCGGCCGTCAACAGCGCCGCGATGAACAAGAATTGCCGCAATGTCATGAAATCCCCCAGTCCCCAACGGAGCGGGGCCTGCGAGGTTGCTGCTCTGCGGCGTTTTGCCGGTATTCCCACTCTTCGGCCAGCTCGTCCCAATAATCGGCGGAGAGTCGACGACGTCCCTGCGCCAGCCAGCCCTCGTTGCTGCCCGCCTGGTGCAGGCCCAGCTCGGCGAAGGGATCGATCCACCGGCCGGGCTCCGCGCCGATCCGGGCCAGCGCGGCGTTGATCGGCCACCCCGCCCGGGGCCCGTCGAGGGCCGTGTCGGAGCAGGGCCCCCAGCTCACCGCGCCGTCCAGCCACACCACCGCCGCCTGGCGTCGGCCGCCGCCGGCGAACTCCGCCTCCAGGTACGCCACCGGAGCGTGCCGCGACCAGCGCGCCAGCAGGTCGCTCAACGCCGGGGAGAACACCAGGTGGAACGGGTGCTCCGGGGTCGGCGGCCCGGGGACGAAATCGGGCCGGGCGCCGGTCAGCTCCTCGACGAGTTGCGGGGTGACGGGCAACAGGGCGAAGTCCTGGCGGAGCGCGGCGAGGACCGCGTGATCGAGGTCGGTGGTCTGCTCCCCGAGCAGCTCGACGTCGGCCACGATCGCGCTGAGCTGGTAGCTCATCCGGTGCGCGGGCGGCCCGGCCCGCAGGCGTCGACAGTCACGCCGGCCATTGAACCGCATTTCGACGTACCCCGTGACCCAGCGTGAGGCACGCACGGAGCGGAAGGGCCGGACCATGGCCGGGTGGCGGCCGGGTGGCGGCCCGGTCGGGATGGCGGCGCGGGGTGAGGGCACGGGGTGGCGGCACGGGGTGGCGTGGCACGGGGTAAGGGGTGCCGGAGCGGGCGCTTTGGAGCTGCCCCGGCTGCGCTACCGCCGCCGGCGCGGGTGGGCCGACGAACGAGGCCGGCCGCGGGTGGGCCGACGAACGAGGCCGGCCGTGGGCGACCACGACCAGCCTCGCTGACGTCACCCGCTCAGCAGGTGGTGTTGCGGCCCGGCACCCAGCCGTCCTGGGACGGGGCCTCGGCGCCGTGGCCGTACAGCCAGACGTCGTCGTCGAGCGCCCAGACCTGGCCGTGCCAGCGGAACCCGCGCCCGGCGGTCAGGGTCCGCAGGACGTGGCTGTGCGGCGCGGCCCGCAGCCAGGTGTTCTCCTTCAGGTTGCAGACGATGCCCCACGCGTCGCTCGCCGAGGCCGGCGTGGCGACCGCCATCGAGCCGGCCAGAACGACGGTCATGGCCGTCATTACGTGCAGAAGTCGGCGTTTCACCGGTGTCCTTTCGGTGTGACCTATGACGATCTCCGATTGTGGTGGAGACCTTCCCGGGGCGGTACGGAGGCCTCCCCAACGCGTCAGCTCGACGTGAAACGCCTGGTGACCGTCACGCCGGGGTCCGCACCGCGACGACGACGGTCTTCGAGGCCGTCCGGCCGTCGACGGTCGTCGCCGTGAGCTTCACCGGGTAGTCGCCGTCGGCGGCGTACTGGTGGGTGGGCTCGTAGCTGGTCGACGTCGTGCCGTCACCGAACTCCCACAGGTACGACATCGGGCCGGTGCGCCCGGGGTCGGCCGACAGGTTGCCGAAGCTGACGACGTCGTGGACGGTGGGGTTGGGGGTCCGGACGACGAAGTCCGCCACCGGGTCCGGCGCGACCGCCAGGTCGAAACCGACCTTCCCGTTGGACGGCTCCGCGGTGCAGCACCCGCTCTCGGTGACCTGGAAGTGGTACGTCGTGCCCGCCTCGGCCCGGAAGGTGAGCCGGGACGAGCAGCCGATCGGGGTCAGGTCGGTAAGCGACGTGCCGGTGTGGACGACCACGCCGCCCCAGTAGTTCATCGACGCGGTGAGCGACCGGGTGACCGTCGGGGTGTACGAGAACCAGACCGTCTTCCTCATCGGGCCGCAGGAGGCGGTGGGCTCGCCGGCCTCCATGCTCGCGGCGTCCAGAGCCGCCAGGTACGAGAAGGGCACCCGTCCGATGGTGGTCGCGTCGGCGAAGTTGTCGTTCGCGGGCGCGGTCGCCTCGTCGACGGACAGCTTCAGCCGGCCCACCTCGTCGTCGAAGTACGCGACGACCAGGAGGTAGTAGGTGGTGCCGGCGGTCGCCGGGAAGGTGATCCGGGAGTTGATCCGGTCCCTTCCGTCGTCGTAGTCGTAGTTGCAGGCCTGCTGGGTCAGCGCCCCCCGGGCGCCGGTCCAGGCGGAGAGCACCGTCGAGTACCCGCTCCCGGCGGTGGTCGCCCGGATCAGCATGTCCCGGTCCGGGGTGAAGGCGAACCAGACCGACCGGTTGGCGTGGCACCCCTGCGGGTCGCTCGGGTCGGCGGTCGCGGCCTTGGTGGCCTGGGCCGTGCTGAACGGCAGGCTGCTGATCGTCGTGGCGTTGGCGAAGTCGTCGTTGGAAGGCGCCGCGAAGGCTGCTGCCGGCCGGACGCCGACCAGAGCCACCAGAACGGCCAGGGCTACGGCACATCGGATCAGCACCCGTTCGACCATGAGCTCTCCTCGTCGTGATCCTATGTGGACGGACATGAGCGTAGCAATACGACCACTGAAAGTGATGGCCGTTGAGGGTCGTTCGTGTTCCGGCGAACGGCGGATACCGCCGACCCCCACCTACGGCTACGGCGTGCCCTGCCCTGCCCGGCACCCCTTGATCGACTCCAGATCCAGGATGTGGGGCTGTCAAAGCAGCCCCAGGGGCTCCACTTCCAGGAAGTGAAGTCAGGCAGGGACGCCGGACGCCGCCGTGCGGGTGTTCGGCCACGACAGGCCGGACCCTGGCCCACCCCGTACCGGGGTATCCCCTCCCACCTGGCTCCACAGCGTGACGCCCTGCTCCGGACCGTCTCCCTACCGTCTGCCCCGTCACCACGGACGAGACGGAGGGAGACGGACGGATGCCCCACAGGAGCACCACCAGGTCCAGGCCCGGGACTGCCACCATCGCCCCGGCCAGCGAGTTCACGCCCCTGCTGCACGCCGTACGGGAACGGGGACTGCTCGGCCGGCGCACCGGCTGGTACGCGCGAACCATCGTGACCAACGCGCTCGGCCTGGCCGCCGTCGTCGCCGCCATGGCGGTGATCGGCGACTCGTGGTGGGTGCTCGGGCTCGCTCCCGTCCTGGCCGTCCTCACCGCCCGGACGGCGTTCGTCGGACACGACGCGGGCCACGCCCAGATCAGCGGCGACCGGGCCACCAACCGCCGCATCGGGCTCGTCCACGGCAACCTGCTGCTCGGCATGAGCTACGCCTGGTGGAACGACAAACACAACCGCCACCACGCCAACCCCAACCACGTCGACAAGGACCCGGACGTCGTCGCGGACGTCCTCGTCTTCACCGGCCGGCAGGCCGCCGACCGCACCGGCTTCCGGGCCTGGCTGACCCGCCGCCAGGCGTGGCTGTTCTTCCCGCTCACCCTCCTCGAAGGGCTCGCCCTGAAAGTGAACGGGATCCGGTACCTGCGCCGGCAGACCGGCCGCGAACGCCTGGTGGAGGGCACGCTCATCGTGGCCCACCTGGTCGGCTACGTCACCCTGCTGCTGACCACCATGCCGCCCGCGCACGCCCTCGCCTTCGCCGCCATCCACCAGGCCCTGTTCGGGCTGCACCTGGGCCTGGCCTTCGCGCCCAACCACAAGGGGATGGAGATGCCCGACCCGGACGGCGAGAAGTGGGGACACCTGCGCCGCCAGGTGCTCACCTCCCGCAACGTGCGGGGTGGCGTCCTCACCGACTGGTTCCTCGGCGGCCTGAACTACCAGATCGAGCACCACCTGTTCCCCAGCATGCCCCGCCCGCACCTGAGGCTCGCGCAGCCTTTGGTGCGGGCCCACTGCCGCGACCTGGGCATCCCGTACGCGGAGACCGGCCCGGTCGACTCCTACCGGCAGGCGCTGCGGCACCTGCACGAGGTCGGAGAGCCGCTGCGCGACCCGTCGCCCGTAGGGTGAGGCCCATGACCTCGACGGTGGGGGAGCGCGGGCGCGCGCTGCTCGCGGGGGCGTCCCGCCGGTGGGTACGGCCGCTGCCGTGGGTGGTGGCGTTCGCGCTGTCCGTCTCCCTGCTGCCCGTCACCATCCACGTGCTCAGCGTCGACTACGGCCTGAACGGCGGCGTCGCGAGCGGGCTGGCCGTCGCGCAGACCGCGCCGCTGCTGCTGGCCGTCGTCCGCCCGCTGCCGGCCTGGTACGTGATCCTCGGCGCGGACGTGGTCGGGGCGCTCCTCGTGCTCGCCGTCGGCTTCGACGAGCAACACGTCTGGCCGTTCCCGCCCCCGCAGATCGTCGGGTACGTCGGCCTCTGCCTCGCGCTGGGCCTGCGCGAGCCGCGCCGGACCCTGCTGCGGGTGTGGCTGGCGACGGTGGCCGCCGGCGTCGGCCTGGGCCTCGTCGCGCCCGGCGGCACGGGCAGCAGCACCCTGATGGTCATCCTCGGCGGCGTCGCGCTGCTGCTCGCCGGAGCGCTCCGCGAGTGGTACGACGTGCAGCGCGAACTGACCGAACAGAAGACCATCAGCGAGACCGAGCGTGGTCGGCGCACCCTGCTGGAGGAACGCGCCCGGATCGCCCGTGAGCTGCACGACGTCGTCGCGCACCATATGTCCGTGATCACCGTGCAGGCCGACACCGCCGCGTACCGCCTGCCCGGGCTGCCGCCGGACGTGCGGGACGAGTTCACGTCGATCGCGACCACCGCCCGCCAGTCGCTCGGTGAGATGCGGCGGCTCCTCGGCGTACTGCGGAACGAGGAGACGCAGGGCGAGCTCGCCCCCCAGCCGGACCTGACGCGGCTCGGCAAACTGGTGGAGGCGACGGCGCGGGCCGGCGTACCGGTGGAGTTCACCCCCGGCGGCGCTGACGTGCCCGAGGCGCACGGGCTCGCCGCGTACCGCATCGTCCAGGAGGCCCTGGCCAACGTCGTACGGCACGCGCCCGGCGCGCCGACCCGGGTGTCGGTGACGGCGGACGGGGAGCTGCTCACCGTCCTCGTCGTCAACGGGCCGTCGCCCGTGCCGCCCGCCGCGCCGCTGGAGGTGGGCGACACCGGGCACGGCCTGGTCGGCATGCGTGAGCGGGTACGCATCCTCGGCGGCGCCCTCGACGCGGGGCCGCTGCCGGACGGCGGGTTCCGGGTCGCCGCCCGACTGCCCCTGACCGTTCCGCTTGACGTTCCCCTGGACGGGAGGGACCGCACGTGACGACGCGCGTGATCATCGTGGACGACCAGGCGATGGTGCGGGCCGGCTTCGCCGCGCTGCTCGCCGCCCAGACCGACATCGACGTGGTGGGCGAGGCCCCCGACGGCGCGCAGGGCGTCGACCTCAGCCGCCGCACCCGCCCCGACGTGGTGCTGATGGACGTCCGGATGCCCGAGATGGACGGCCTGGAGGCGACCCGCCGGCTGCTGTCGCCCCCGCCGGGCGTGGCGCACCGGCCGCGCGTGCTGATGCTCACCACGTTCGACATCGACGACTACGTCTACGAGGCGCTGCGGGCCGGCGCGAGCGGATTTCTGCTCAAGGACGCGCCGCCGGTCGACCTCATCGCCGCCGTACGCATCGTGGCCG
The sequence above is a segment of the Micromonospora sp. WMMD882 genome. Coding sequences within it:
- a CDS encoding cytochrome P450, whose product is MTMAREETVTRLRHPFHADADGVTRPPGPEKHPYYGRFAASGSGVVPIVRQVNGEPVPALLICRYADVKEVLRRQDVFSRAAARHADPIDLTGIMLGMDGAEHARIRGTVKEHFTRPAVHALAARVGAEAAAQLAAMVAQGRPVDLLGEFAVPFTLHAICDLLGLPPADRARFRRWGEAYLADSELTRDEAARAAQEMGAYLWEQIERRRGCPAGDLLTQIAEAAAAETVDTQVKLPMSLVVGGWETTANSIATFVHVLLSRPYRGYATAWGYLRDHPGKLDGAVGELERLYSTANADNMPRRAVADVTLPSGARLRAGDVVIPSHDAANRDPEVFPDPERMDFDRDPNPHLSFGYGPHYCLGAHLGALEVRIALGLLLRELPGLRLAVPAEQVRWRSGHSILGPEELPVRW
- a CDS encoding PKD domain-containing protein: MVERVLIRCAVALAVLVALVGVRPAAAFAAPSNDDFANATTISSLPFSTAQATKAATADPSDPQGCHANRSVWFAFTPDRDMLIRATTAGSGYSTVLSAWTGARGALTQQACNYDYDDGRDRINSRITFPATAGTTYYLLVVAYFDDEVGRLKLSVDEATAPANDNFADATTIGRVPFSYLAALDAASMEAGEPTASCGPMRKTVWFSYTPTVTRSLTASMNYWGGVVVHTGTSLTDLTPIGCSSRLTFRAEAGTTYHFQVTESGCCTAEPSNGKVGFDLAVAPDPVADFVVRTPNPTVHDVVSFGNLSADPGRTGPMSYLWEFGDGTTSTSYEPTHQYAADGDYPVKLTATTVDGRTASKTVVVAVRTPA
- a CDS encoding acyl-CoA desaturase: MPHRSTTRSRPGTATIAPASEFTPLLHAVRERGLLGRRTGWYARTIVTNALGLAAVVAAMAVIGDSWWVLGLAPVLAVLTARTAFVGHDAGHAQISGDRATNRRIGLVHGNLLLGMSYAWWNDKHNRHHANPNHVDKDPDVVADVLVFTGRQAADRTGFRAWLTRRQAWLFFPLTLLEGLALKVNGIRYLRRQTGRERLVEGTLIVAHLVGYVTLLLTTMPPAHALAFAAIHQALFGLHLGLAFAPNHKGMEMPDPDGEKWGHLRRQVLTSRNVRGGVLTDWFLGGLNYQIEHHLFPSMPRPHLRLAQPLVRAHCRDLGIPYAETGPVDSYRQALRHLHEVGEPLRDPSPVG
- a CDS encoding histidine kinase codes for the protein MTSTVGERGRALLAGASRRWVRPLPWVVAFALSVSLLPVTIHVLSVDYGLNGGVASGLAVAQTAPLLLAVVRPLPAWYVILGADVVGALLVLAVGFDEQHVWPFPPPQIVGYVGLCLALGLREPRRTLLRVWLATVAAGVGLGLVAPGGTGSSTLMVILGGVALLLAGALREWYDVQRELTEQKTISETERGRRTLLEERARIARELHDVVAHHMSVITVQADTAAYRLPGLPPDVRDEFTSIATTARQSLGEMRRLLGVLRNEETQGELAPQPDLTRLGKLVEATARAGVPVEFTPGGADVPEAHGLAAYRIVQEALANVVRHAPGAPTRVSVTADGELLTVLVVNGPSPVPPAAPLEVGDTGHGLVGMRERVRILGGALDAGPLPDGGFRVAARLPLTVPLDVPLDGRDRT
- a CDS encoding response regulator transcription factor, translating into MTTRVIIVDDQAMVRAGFAALLAAQTDIDVVGEAPDGAQGVDLSRRTRPDVVLMDVRMPEMDGLEATRRLLSPPPGVAHRPRVLMLTTFDIDDYVYEALRAGASGFLLKDAPPVDLIAAVRIVAAGDALLAPSVTRRLIADFVRQRPVTRGRPALRLKALTERETEVLVLVARGRSNAEIAETLILAEQTVKTHVSRIFTKLDLRDRAQAVVFAYESGLVAPGE